Proteins from a genomic interval of Croceicoccus naphthovorans:
- a CDS encoding peptide chain release factor 3 — translation MSSERRTFAIISHPDAGKTTLTEKLLLTGGAIHLAGEVKARGQARRARSDWMKIEQQRGISVTSSVMTFERDGMTFNLLDTPGHEDFSEDTYRTLTAVDSAIMVIDAAKGIEPQTRKLFEVCRLRSVPIITFVNKVDREGREPFELLDEVADMLALDVCPMTWPVGMGGRFEGILDLATGAVARPEGRSKEFLGKVDENATIPDEFSEQAELAQAGYPEFDVEAYRGGDLTPVYFGSALKNFGVVQLIEAIAQHAPPPRPQPSESGPVEPGKDEVSGFIFKVQANMDPQHRDRIAFMRLVSGTFKRGMKLTPSGLGKPIAVHSPIMFFAQDREIADTAEPGDIIGIPNHGTLRVGDSLSERNDIRFTGLPNFAPEILRRVALVDPTKTKQLRKALDDLSEEGVIQVFYPEIGSQWVIGVVGQLQLDVLISRLAAEYKVEANLEPAPFATARWVKGDDKKIEEFAGFNRANMAKDRDGDSVFLAKSPWDVGYQQEKNPDLTFGATKER, via the coding sequence ATGTCATCCGAACGCCGTACATTCGCGATCATCTCGCACCCCGACGCGGGTAAGACCACGCTGACCGAAAAGCTGCTGTTGACCGGCGGCGCGATTCACCTGGCTGGGGAGGTGAAGGCGCGCGGGCAGGCGCGGCGTGCCCGGTCGGACTGGATGAAGATTGAGCAGCAGCGCGGCATCTCCGTCACCTCCAGCGTGATGACGTTCGAGCGCGATGGCATGACGTTCAACCTGCTCGACACGCCGGGGCACGAGGATTTTTCCGAAGATACCTATCGCACGCTGACAGCGGTCGATTCCGCGATCATGGTGATCGACGCCGCCAAGGGTATCGAACCGCAGACCCGCAAGCTGTTCGAGGTCTGTCGGTTGCGCAGCGTGCCGATTATCACTTTCGTCAACAAGGTAGACCGCGAAGGGCGCGAACCGTTCGAACTGCTGGACGAAGTGGCCGACATGCTGGCGCTGGACGTCTGCCCGATGACTTGGCCGGTCGGCATGGGCGGACGGTTCGAGGGTATTCTCGACCTCGCCACCGGTGCCGTCGCCCGGCCCGAAGGTAGGTCGAAGGAGTTTCTCGGTAAAGTCGATGAAAATGCGACGATCCCCGATGAGTTTTCAGAGCAGGCCGAACTGGCGCAGGCGGGCTATCCGGAATTCGACGTCGAAGCCTATCGCGGCGGCGACCTGACGCCGGTCTATTTCGGGTCGGCGCTCAAGAACTTTGGCGTGGTGCAACTGATCGAGGCGATTGCCCAGCACGCCCCGCCGCCGCGCCCGCAGCCGAGCGAGAGCGGTCCGGTCGAGCCGGGCAAGGACGAAGTATCGGGCTTCATCTTCAAGGTGCAGGCCAATATGGATCCGCAGCACCGCGACCGCATCGCCTTCATGCGGCTGGTGTCGGGCACGTTCAAGCGCGGCATGAAGCTGACGCCATCGGGCCTTGGGAAGCCGATTGCTGTGCATTCGCCGATCATGTTCTTCGCACAGGATCGAGAGATTGCCGATACCGCCGAACCCGGCGATATCATCGGCATTCCGAACCATGGCACCCTGCGCGTGGGGGACAGCCTGTCAGAGCGGAACGACATCCGGTTTACCGGCCTGCCCAACTTCGCGCCCGAAATCCTGCGCCGTGTGGCGTTGGTCGATCCGACCAAGACCAAGCAACTGCGCAAGGCGCTGGACGACCTGTCGGAAGAAGGCGTGATCCAGGTGTTCTACCCCGAAATCGGCAGCCAGTGGGTAATCGGCGTGGTCGGTCAGCTTCAGCTCGATGTGCTGATCAGCCGGCTTGCGGCGGAATACAAGGTCGAGGCGAACCTTGAACCCGCGCCCTTTGCCACCGCGCGGTGGGTAAAAGGTGACGACAAGAAGATCGAGGAATTCGCCGGGTTCAACCGCGCCAACATGGCGAAAGACCGCGACGGGGACTCGGTGTTCCTCGCCAAGTCGCCGTGGGATGTCGGCTATCAGCAGGAAAAGAACCCTGACCTGACCTTCGGCGCGACCAAGGAGCGATAA
- a CDS encoding P-II family nitrogen regulator: MKYIIAIIKPHKLDEVREALGSLGVAGMTASEVKGFGRQKGQTEIYRGAEYSVNMVPKVKIEIAASDALAPQIVETIQNSANSDAIGDGKVFVLDLASAVRIRTGETGDTAL, encoded by the coding sequence ATGAAATATATCATCGCGATCATAAAGCCGCACAAGCTGGACGAAGTGCGAGAGGCACTGGGTTCGCTTGGCGTGGCGGGAATGACGGCGTCCGAGGTCAAGGGCTTTGGGCGGCAGAAGGGACAGACCGAAATCTACCGTGGTGCAGAATACTCGGTAAACATGGTTCCCAAGGTAAAGATCGAGATCGCGGCCAGCGACGCGCTTGCGCCGCAGATCGTGGAAACGATCCAGAACTCCGCAAACAGCGATGCGATCGGCGACGGTAAGGTCTTCGTCCTCGATCTGGCATCGGCGGTCCGCATCCGTACCGGCGAAACGGGCGATACCGCCCTTTAA
- a CDS encoding ammonium transporter, whose amino-acid sequence MDRNTIKWGARAIATAALVAPVAAFAQDEAPAAAEMVGGGTAYILNTLLFLIGGFLVMWMAAGFAMLEAGLVRSKNVSMQCLKNIALYSIAGIMFWVIGYNIAYPGDFNGYFGLSGITYPMQGVGEADTDTGYSVASDWFFQMVFCATTASIVSGTLAERIKLWPFLIFTVVLTGVIYPVVVSWEWGAGFLDQMGFSDFAGSTLVHSTGGWAALVGAIILGARAGRYGPDGRVNVFPGTNIPLATLGTFILWLGWFGFNGASQLAMGTVGDVSDVSKIFVNTNMAACAGVVVAIILTQIIYKKVDVTMALNGALAGLVSITAEPLTPSVPMAMLIGGIGGVIVVFAVPMLDKLKIDDVVGAIPVHLFAGIWGTLAVCLTNGDVPFIAQLTGVIATGVFVSIAAGIVWFILKMVMGLRPSAEDELTGLDKVEVGVEAYPEFVNT is encoded by the coding sequence ATGGATCGTAACACCATTAAATGGGGCGCCCGGGCCATTGCCACGGCCGCCCTGGTCGCGCCCGTCGCGGCTTTCGCTCAGGACGAGGCACCCGCAGCTGCCGAAATGGTCGGCGGCGGCACGGCCTACATTCTCAACACCCTGCTGTTCCTCATCGGCGGCTTCCTCGTCATGTGGATGGCGGCGGGCTTCGCCATGTTGGAAGCAGGCCTCGTCCGTTCCAAGAACGTGTCGATGCAGTGCCTGAAGAATATCGCGCTCTACTCGATCGCGGGCATCATGTTCTGGGTCATCGGCTACAACATCGCCTATCCGGGCGACTTCAACGGCTATTTCGGTCTGTCGGGTATCACTTACCCGATGCAGGGCGTTGGCGAAGCGGACACCGACACCGGCTATTCGGTCGCGTCGGACTGGTTCTTCCAGATGGTCTTCTGCGCCACCACCGCCTCAATCGTTTCGGGCACCTTGGCAGAGCGCATCAAGCTTTGGCCGTTCCTCATCTTCACCGTTGTCCTTACCGGCGTGATTTACCCGGTTGTGGTCAGCTGGGAATGGGGCGCTGGCTTCCTTGACCAGATGGGCTTCTCCGACTTCGCGGGTTCGACGCTGGTCCACTCGACCGGTGGCTGGGCCGCGCTTGTCGGTGCGATCATCCTCGGCGCTCGTGCGGGCCGCTATGGTCCCGATGGCCGCGTCAACGTCTTCCCGGGCACGAACATTCCGCTCGCCACGCTGGGTACTTTCATCCTGTGGCTCGGCTGGTTCGGTTTCAACGGCGCTTCGCAGCTGGCGATGGGCACCGTGGGCGACGTTTCGGACGTGTCGAAGATTTTCGTGAACACGAACATGGCGGCTTGCGCCGGCGTGGTCGTCGCGATCATCCTGACGCAGATCATCTACAAGAAGGTCGACGTGACCATGGCGCTGAATGGCGCACTGGCCGGCCTCGTCTCGATCACGGCTGAGCCGCTGACCCCGTCGGTCCCGATGGCGATGCTGATCGGCGGCATCGGCGGCGTGATCGTGGTCTTTGCGGTCCCGATGCTCGACAAGCTGAAGATCGACGACGTTGTCGGCGCGATCCCGGTCCACCTGTTCGCGGGTATCTGGGGCACCCTCGCGGTCTGCCTGACCAACGGCGACGTTCCGTTCATCGCACAGCTGACCGGCGTGATCGCCACGGGCGTCTTCGTTTCGATCGCCGCTGGCATCGTCTGGTTCATCCTGAAGATGGTCATGGGCCTGCGCCCGTCGGCCGAGGACGAACTGACGGGTCTCGACAAGGTCGAGGTCGGCGTCGAAGCCTATCCGGAATTCGTCAACACCTGA
- a CDS encoding endonuclease/exonuclease/phosphatase family protein produces MELKFASYNIHKAVGLDRRRDPDRILSVLHEIDADVVALQECDRRFGQRESVLPRARIEDSAYRPITLGIRPGSLGWHGNTFLVKKHLDIIEAEPLSLPTLEPRGAVRLDIEHEGKRVRAVGMHLDLSGFRRREQAVALLKHLDACDGTCPTVVMGDTNEWSRTGGMLRVFRDDWNCAECGPSFPTRRPLARLDRIFASRDWHHADSGVHHSFLASRASDHLPVWASLVLR; encoded by the coding sequence GTGGAACTGAAGTTCGCCAGCTACAACATTCACAAGGCAGTCGGCCTCGACCGACGCCGCGATCCCGACCGTATCCTGTCTGTCTTGCACGAAATCGATGCGGACGTGGTGGCGTTGCAGGAATGCGACCGCCGCTTCGGCCAGCGCGAAAGCGTCTTGCCCCGCGCGCGGATCGAGGATTCGGCATATCGCCCCATCACGCTAGGCATCCGGCCAGGCAGCCTTGGCTGGCACGGGAACACGTTCCTCGTGAAAAAGCACCTCGACATCATCGAGGCCGAGCCGCTGAGCCTGCCCACGCTGGAGCCGCGCGGTGCGGTGCGCCTCGATATCGAGCATGAAGGGAAGCGGGTGCGGGCGGTGGGTATGCACCTCGACCTGTCAGGCTTTCGGCGGCGGGAACAGGCCGTGGCGCTGTTAAAGCATCTGGACGCCTGCGATGGCACTTGCCCGACGGTCGTCATGGGCGATACCAACGAATGGTCACGCACCGGGGGTATGCTCCGCGTGTTCCGCGACGATTGGAACTGCGCCGAATGCGGCCCCAGTTTTCCCACGCGGCGTCCGCTCGCACGGCTCGACCGCATCTTCGCCAGCCGCGATTGGCACCATGCGGATAGCGGCGTGCATCACAGCTTTCTGGCATCGCGCGCGTCGGATCATCTGCCCGTCTGGGCATCGCTGGTGCTTCGATAG
- a CDS encoding P-II family nitrogen regulator has product MKFIIAIIKPFKLDEVRDALGTLGVAGMTVTEVKGFGRQKGQTEIYRGAEYSTNMLPKVKIEIAASDALAPQIIESIQQTASTEAIGDGKIFVMDLASAVRIRTGEAGDTAL; this is encoded by the coding sequence ATGAAGTTCATCATCGCCATTATAAAGCCGTTCAAGCTGGACGAAGTTCGCGATGCCCTGGGCACGCTGGGCGTGGCCGGCATGACGGTTACCGAGGTTAAGGGTTTCGGACGCCAGAAGGGCCAGACCGAAATTTACCGCGGTGCGGAATATTCCACCAACATGCTGCCGAAGGTGAAGATCGAGATCGCCGCAAGCGACGCGCTTGCGCCGCAGATCATCGAATCCATCCAGCAGACGGCCAGCACCGAAGCCATCGGTGACGGCAAGATCTTCGTGATGGACTTGGCCAGCGCGGTGCGCATCCGCACCGGCGAAGCCGGCGACACGGCGCTTTGA
- a CDS encoding YtoQ family protein → MTSERIWTVYLSGEIHTNWRVEIMDAAKHRGLPIRFSAPVTDHPASDDCGVAILGAEENKFWHDRKGAQVNAIRTQTLIKDADIVVVRFGDKYKQWNAAFDAGYAAALGKPIIVNHDDSIVHPLKEVDAAAMAVAETPAQIVDILDYAITGRLAGYTDR, encoded by the coding sequence ATGACCAGCGAACGCATCTGGACCGTCTATCTGTCTGGCGAGATCCACACGAACTGGCGCGTAGAGATCATGGACGCGGCGAAGCATCGAGGCTTGCCGATCCGGTTCTCTGCCCCCGTGACCGACCACCCCGCATCCGACGATTGCGGTGTCGCGATCCTTGGTGCGGAGGAGAACAAGTTCTGGCACGATCGCAAGGGGGCGCAGGTTAACGCGATCCGCACTCAGACGCTGATCAAGGATGCCGACATCGTCGTCGTCCGCTTTGGCGACAAGTACAAGCAATGGAACGCCGCCTTCGACGCGGGCTATGCCGCCGCGCTGGGTAAGCCGATCATCGTCAACCATGACGACAGCATCGTTCACCCGTTGAAGGAAGTGGATGCCGCTGCGATGGCGGTTGCCGAAACCCCGGCCCAGATCGTGGACATACTGGATTACGCAATCACGGGTCGGCTTGCCGGATATACCGACCGCTGA